ATAGTATTTATATTCAGCCAACCTTCCTATAAAAATTACATTGTTAAATTTCTCGGCTTCATTTTTATATTTCATATACAAATCAACATTTCTTTTTTGTAAAATTGGATAATATGGTGTGTCATTACTATTTTTACACTCTTTAGGAAGCTCCTTTAATATAGTAGTTTTGTTATGAACTTGACCGGTTAAATGTTTAAATTCTGTTATTCTTGTAAAATTATAATCATTTGGGTAATTCACTGTTCCTACTGGTTGAAATTTTTCTACACTTAGTGTTTCAAACTTAAAATCTAATGATCTATATGGTAATTTACCATATTTATAGTCAAAAAAATAGTCTATTGAACCTGTATAAACTAACTTCCCATATCTAATTTGATTTATTATTTCTTTGTAATCAGTATTTAGAAGAATATGTATATTCTTATTATCAAGCATTCTTTCAAACATTTTTGTATAACCATGCTTAGGTACACCTTGATATTTATCACCAAAATATCTGTTGTCTTTACTTATATATACTGGAACTCTAGCTGTTACCTCCTCATCTAATTCATCAGGCTGCATACCCCATTGTTTAGTCGTATAATTTAAAAACAACCTGTTATAAATAAAA
The nucleotide sequence above comes from Thermoanaerobacterium sp. CMT5567-10. Encoded proteins:
- the glf gene encoding UDP-galactopyranose mutase translates to MFNYDYVIVGAGFAGSVFAERVANLLNKKVLIIEKRNHIGGNAYDEYNEDGILVHKYGPHIFHTNYKEVWDYISQFTEMNIYYHHVLASIDGKYVPIPFNLNTLYELFPESVRIKLEKSLIENYGYGMKVPIFQLMKTENNDLKFLADFIYNRLFLNYTTKQWGMQPDELDEEVTARVPVYISKDNRYFGDKYQGVPKHGYTKMFERMLDNKNIHILLNTDYKEIINQIRYGKLVYTGSIDYFFDYKYGKLPYRSLDFKFETLSVEKFQPVGTVNYPNDYNFTRITEFKHLTGQVHNKTTILKELPKECKNSNDTPYYPILQKRNVDLYMKYKNEAEKFNNVIFIGRLAEYKYYNMDTIVKRVLDIIRNEGM